The following coding sequences lie in one Spinacia oleracea cultivar Varoflay chromosome 1, BTI_SOV_V1, whole genome shotgun sequence genomic window:
- the LOC130465429 gene encoding uncharacterized protein produces MGKDPLPYGIIIGLGMHLFTLWRMLIRIPDCKAHWFVHNIIKNGKWYLEEIQHLIPSNIKNLILAYPLSNNADEEDFIRWSYSKSGEFEITYAYHIQRLDTPPIPLSNNFSRRSIWKIKCPFKYKMLLWNCCHEILPVAENLNKRVREISPNCCKCSNANEDHIHLFRDCSQSSVLWSFIFQRIWNLHNFDFNSFYNTPWN; encoded by the coding sequence ATGGGGAAGGATCCACTTCCTTATGGTATCATCATTGGATTGGGAATGCACCTCTTTACACTATGGAGGATGTTAATTAGGATACCAGATTGTAAGGCTCATTGGTTTGTGCATAACATTATCAAGAACGGGAAATGGTATTTAGAGGAAATCCAACACCTTATTCCTTCAAATATTAAAAACCTAATCTTAGCTTACCCACTCTCTAATAATGCTGATGAAGAGGACTTTATTAGATGGAGTTATTCTAAGTCAGGGGAGTTTGAAATTACATATGCTTATCATATTCAAAGATTAGACACTCCCCCTATTCCACTCTCTAACAATTTCTCTCGGAGATCTATTTGGAAAATAAAATGTCCCTTCAAATACAAAATGTTACTCTGGAATTGTTGTCATGAGATTCTTCCAGTGGCTGAGAATTTAAACAAAAGAGTTAGAGAGATTAGTCCAAACTGCTGCAAATGTTCAAATGCTAATGAAGATCACATTCATTTGTTCAGGGACTGCTCTCAATCCAGTGTTCTATGGTCCTTTATATTTCAAAGAATTTGGAATTTACATAACTTTGATTTTAATTCCTTTTATAATACTCCTTGGAATTGA